The following are from one region of the Armatimonadota bacterium genome:
- the tuf gene encoding elongation factor Tu (EF-Tu; promotes GTP-dependent binding of aminoacyl-tRNA to the A-site of ribosomes during protein biosynthesis; when the tRNA anticodon matches the mRNA codon, GTP hydrolysis results; the inactive EF-Tu-GDP leaves the ribosome and release of GDP is promoted by elongation factor Ts; many prokaryotes have two copies of the gene encoding EF-Tu): MAREKFERTKPHVNVGTIGHVDHGKTTLTSAITKCLALSEEG, from the coding sequence ATGGCCAGGGAGAAGTTCGAGCGAACAAAGCCGCATGTGAACGTGGGGACCATCGGTCACGTCGACCACGGGAAGACCACGCTGACGTCGGCGATCACGAAGTGTCTGGCGCTCAGTGAAGAGGGCA